Genomic DNA from Segatella copri:
CCATAATTAGTTAAGTTTTTGTTGTGTTGTTACTAAAGATTTGATTATATGATTTAGCCCCAAGACTATATAAGCCTTAGGGCTAATTTATTTCGTGTTATTAATCAACAGGAATATCCTTGTTGATGTTCTTGCAACCAGCTACAGCATAGAAGAACATGTATGCCATACAGATGAGAGGAACAATGTAACTAGCCATATAGCCAGCGTTGTCTGCGATGAAGTTCTGTACCAATGGCATCAATCCACCACCTACTACCATCATCATGAAGATACCTGAAGCCTGGGCTGTATACTTGCCAAGACCCTCAGTAGCAAGGTTGAAGATAGAAGACCACATGATAGAAGTGCAGAGACCGCAGAGTACCAGGAACATGGCTGCGATAGGCACTGTTACCATCTGGAATGATGTACCTGTAAATACAGGCATTTCTACTGTTGTTGACTTGCCGAGAAGTACGGCGAGGACGATAAAGATCATACCTGCACCATTGGCAATCATCATCATCATGCGGCTAGATACCTTGTCAGCAATAAAACTGGAACAAAGACGACCAACCAGCATCAGGAGCCAATATGTACCTGCAACGAAACCACCGATAGCTGCTGCATTTGCCAAGGCTGTACCATTGATGAAACCACCACCATTTGCTGTTGTATCAGAAATGTAGAAGTTCAATGTTCCAGGAATGCCTACCTCAACACCTACATAAACGAAGATTGCGATAACGCCGAGGTTGAAGTGACGGAAAGCCCATGGTGAATGCTCGAATACAGTCTTGTCTGTAGTCTTACCCATCTCTGGATCCTGGATAGGGATGAAGTTCAAGATAACGAATGCTGCTGCGAATACGGCAAGGGCAATGTAAAGCACGAGGTTCACATCTACCATTTTTGTATTAGCAGTAACAGTACCGATAAGGGCACCTACGAGCATTGGGGTTAAAGTTCCGGATAAACTGTTCAATGTACCACCGATGAGGTTCAACTGGTTACCGCGGTTACCACCACCACCGATGAGGTTCAACATTGGGTTTACAACAGTATTCAAAATACAAACTGCGAAACCTGAGATGAACGCACCGAAGAGGTAAACGGCGAAGCCTGAGATGTCGGCACCGAAATTACCTGAAAGGAACTGGATGAGCACGCCTACGAATCCGGTAGCGATACCGGTGAGGGCGGTCTTCTTGTAACCGATCTTGGTGAGCAACTTACCTGCAGGGATACCCATGAAGAGGTAAGCCAAGAAGTTCATGGCGTTACCCAACATACCGATCATGTTAGCACTTCCGCTGTCAGCGAATACATTTTTCCAAATAACTCCGATAGGAGCAGCCAAATTCGTTACGAACGAAATCATGGCGTAGAGGAACATCATCGTGATAATGGCGATGATATTGCCATTTTTACTTTGGTTTTCCATTTTTTTGATAGTTGATATTGTTATTTGTTATTATTATTTGCGAAAAGCTTGTTTATACTCTTTTTGAAGAGGTTATTGATTCTCTTTTATGGTAAAGAGGTTGCTACTCTTTTCTTCTAAAGAGGTTGTTTCTTCTTTAAAGACGTTAAGACTTCTCTTTAAGATTGTTGTCGCGCTGGATGGGTTTTGTCATTCAAGCGCGAAAATGGAGCAAGTGCTGTTTAGAGTACCTGCTCCATGATTTATTCTGATTTATTTGTCAATTCCAAACTTATAGATTGTCTTCTGGATGTATGTTTCACCCGGATTTAATCTGCAACTTGGGAAATAGGTGTGATTTGGAGTGTCTGGGAACTTCTGTGCCTCGAAGCAGACTGCACTGCGACGTGGGAATGTTGCACCAAACTGTCCTGAGATACCTGCAAGGAAATTACCTGTGTACATCTGCAAACCTGGTTCTGTGGTATAAACCTCCATGGTACGGCAGCTTACAGGGTCTTTTATACGGGCAGCGAAACTCAACTCACCTTCTTCTGTCTTGTTCAATACATAGTTGTGGTCATAGCCCTGACCATTCTTGATCTGCTCGTTGTCTGCATTGATGTCCTGACCAATTGGCTTTGGTGTACGGAAATCGAATGGTGTGCCCTCAACCTTCAAAATCTCACCTGTAGGGATAGAATACTTATCGATAGGGAGATAGTAGTTTGCGTTCACCTCACAGATGATATTGTCAACTGTTGGGGTAGGATTAGCAATACCCTGGATTGAGAAGAAAGCGTGATGTGTCAGGTTGCAGATGGTTGTCTTGTTGGTTGTAGCCTGATACTTGATAACGAACTCATTGTCGTCGGTCAATGTGTAAGCTACCCAAACTGTCAACTCACCAGTGAAGCCTTCTTCACCATAAGGGCTCGTGTATTTCAATACGACAGCGCTATCACTCATGCGGGTTGCATCCCAAACTTTGGTGTGGAAACCTGTAGGTCCACCATGCAGGTGGTTGGGACCATCGTTGCATGCTAATTGATACTCCTTGCCGTGAAGTATGAACTTGCCTTCTTTAATACGGTTGCCATAACGACCGATGAGCACACTCAAGAATGGCTCTGGCGAGTTGATGACGTCCTGTATGTTGTCATGGCCTTGGATGAGGTTGGCATAGTTGCCATCCTTGTCTGGCATCATGATGGCTACGACTGCTCCACCATAGTTAGTCACTGCAACTTCGTTGCCTTGCTTGTTTCTTAACACGAAGAGATCAGTCTTCTTGCCATTCACTGTGGTCTGAAAATCTTCTCTTTTCAAACCACACTTATTTGCTGGTTCTGTATTCATAATATCTCACTTTTTTTAGTTACCTTACTTTGGTTTAAGTAATGTACTGCAAAGTAACTAAAAAAAAATGAGTATTACAAATATTTTATGAACTTTTTGATTTAAAAAATCCTAAAACGATTCTGATAGCAAATCGGCAACGACGTAACTAGATCCGCCAATAAAGATAAAATCATCTTTTTTTGCGTTTGCTTTTGCTTTGTTAAATGCCTGTGCGATAGTTTGATAGCATGTTCCGTTTAAGCCGTGCTTTTGTGCGTATCCGTATAATTTGTCTACAGGAATCGCTCTTTTGGTTGATGGCTGTGTCCAATAGAAAATCGTGCTTTCTTTTGGCAACTTTTCTAATAGTCCCATTACATGCTCTACATCTTTGTCGTCAACCATTCCGAAGACAATATGTTTCGTATCGGCTTTGACGGATGCAATCTGAGGTTCCAGATACTCCCATCCGGCAAGGTTATGTCCCGTATCACAGATGGTGAGAGGGTGCTCGTTGAGTTTTTCCCATCTGCCACGTAAGCCTGTCAGCTCGCATACATGTTCGAAGCCGTTTTTTATGCTTTCATCTTTGATTTCTATTCCTTCTTCCTTCAGGCATTCTACGGCTGCGGATATGGTGCAGAAGTTCTTTTTCTGATAGTTGCCTTTCAGTTCGAAGTTCATGTCTGCGTCAGTTGCATGTGCAAAATGGATAGGAGAATTCTGCTCATGGGCTTTCTTGATGAACACAGGTTGGGTCTCTTCGTTCCATTCGCCAATAACGACAGGAATCTGTGGCTTGATGATACCCGCCTTTTCGCCTGCAATCTCGCCGAGTGTATTCCCGAGGAATTGGGTGTGGTCAAAACTGATATTCGTGATAACGGATAGGATAGGAGTGATGATGTTGGTACTATCCAGTCTTCCTCCCAATCCAACTTCGATGACGGCAAAGTCTACCTTTTGTTCTGCAAAATACTGAAATGCCATCATGGTGGTCAGTTCAAAGAACGAAGGATGTAGCGGTTCGAAGAATTTCCGGTTGTTTTCTACAAAGTCGATTACATACTCTTCGCTTACCATCTCACCATTTACGCGAATGCGTTCTCTGAAATCTACAAGATGTGGAGATGTGAACAGACCGACCTTATAGCCCTGGCTCTGCAGGATTGCAGCAAGTGTATGGGATGATGAACCTTTTCCGTTGGTTCCTGCAATATGGATACATTTATATTGGTTATGAGGATGTCCGAAGTGTTCATCCATTTTATACATCGTATCAAGCCCAGGTTTGTATGCCTTGGCTCCAATCTTTTCAAAAACCGGCGTGCTGGTGAAAAGATATTCAACAGTTTCTTGATAATTCATGTTATACCTTATTATATATATAGATAATCCCCGAAAAGAGCGAACCGTTCTTTCGAAGATAGTTCGCCCTCTTCGGGGATTGCTCTTTACAGTTTATTTTTTAAAGAGATTCTTGAAACTTTCAAAGAGAGATTTCTTCTCTGCATTATCTGCTTTGAAATTATCGCATTCCTTGAATTTCACAACAAGATCCTTTTCTTCTTTGGTCAGAGATGTAGGGATGAAAACGGTAATATTGACGATAATATCACCACGGCCATAACCATATCCCTTAATAGCCGGCATACCTTTGCCACGCAAACGAATCTGTTTGCCTGGTTGTGTGCCTGGTTCTATTTTGATCTTCGTCTTACCATCCAAGGTAGGGACTTCTACCTCGCCACCCAAAGTGGCAGTTGCAAAGTCAAGAACAAGATTATGGTATAAGTCCTGACCAACACGCTCGAAATCATCGTTCTTTTCTACGCTTACCATTACCTGTAGGTTTCCGTAGAGACCATTGTGCTTGCCTTGGTTACCCTTTCCTTCAACGGTAACAACCATATCGTTGTCGACACCTGCAGGGATATTGATTTCTACGAGTTCCTCGCCCTTCACGATTCCGTCGCCACCGCATTCCTTACATTTGTTTTTGATGATAGTTCCCTCACCGCCACACTTTGTACATGCAGCCTGAGTTTGCATCATGCCGAACATGCTGCGCACCGTTTTTAAGACATAGCCGCTTCCATGACATTCCGGACATGTTTCTGGCTGGGCACCACCTTCGCAACCTGTTCCGTGACATGCAGAGCAAGTTACATCCTTGCGAATCTTGAAGCGCTTGGTAACACCTGTTGCTGCCTCTTGGAGAGTCAGTTTTACTCTTACGCGAAGGTCGCCACCCTGGTAAACCCGCTTCTGTGAGCCGCCACCGAAACCGCCGCCACCAAAGCCGCTGAAACCGCCGTGTCCGCCAAAGATATCTCCAAACATAGAGAAGATGTCGTTCATGTCCATGCTGGCACCACCGCCGAATCCGCCGAATCCACCTTGTGGCCCGTCGAAACCAAACTGGTCATACTGCTGGCGCTTCTGGGCATCGTGGAGAACTTCGTAAGCTTCGGCAGCTTCCTTGAATTTCTCTTCCGCCTCTTTGTTGCCAGGGTTGCGG
This window encodes:
- a CDS encoding MFS transporter, with the protein product MENQSKNGNIIAIITMMFLYAMISFVTNLAAPIGVIWKNVFADSGSANMIGMLGNAMNFLAYLFMGIPAGKLLTKIGYKKTALTGIATGFVGVLIQFLSGNFGADISGFAVYLFGAFISGFAVCILNTVVNPMLNLIGGGGNRGNQLNLIGGTLNSLSGTLTPMLVGALIGTVTANTKMVDVNLVLYIALAVFAAAFVILNFIPIQDPEMGKTTDKTVFEHSPWAFRHFNLGVIAIFVYVGVEVGIPGTLNFYISDTTANGGGFINGTALANAAAIGGFVAGTYWLLMLVGRLCSSFIADKVSSRMMMMIANGAGMIFIVLAVLLGKSTTVEMPVFTGTSFQMVTVPIAAMFLVLCGLCTSIMWSSIFNLATEGLGKYTAQASGIFMMMVVGGGLMPLVQNFIADNAGYMASYIVPLICMAYMFFYAVAGCKNINKDIPVD
- a CDS encoding aldose epimerase family protein, whose protein sequence is MNTEPANKCGLKREDFQTTVNGKKTDLFVLRNKQGNEVAVTNYGGAVVAIMMPDKDGNYANLIQGHDNIQDVINSPEPFLSVLIGRYGNRIKEGKFILHGKEYQLACNDGPNHLHGGPTGFHTKVWDATRMSDSAVVLKYTSPYGEEGFTGELTVWVAYTLTDDNEFVIKYQATTNKTTICNLTHHAFFSIQGIANPTPTVDNIICEVNANYYLPIDKYSIPTGEILKVEGTPFDFRTPKPIGQDINADNEQIKNGQGYDHNYVLNKTEEGELSFAARIKDPVSCRTMEVYTTEPGLQMYTGNFLAGISGQFGATFPRRSAVCFEAQKFPDTPNHTYFPSCRLNPGETYIQKTIYKFGIDK
- the dnaJ gene encoding molecular chaperone DnaJ, with protein sequence MAKRDYYEVLGVDKSASEDEIKKAYRKIAIKYHPDRNPGNKEAEEKFKEAAEAYEVLHDAQKRQQYDQFGFDGPQGGFGGFGGGASMDMNDIFSMFGDIFGGHGGFSGFGGGGFGGGSQKRVYQGGDLRVRVKLTLQEAATGVTKRFKIRKDVTCSACHGTGCEGGAQPETCPECHGSGYVLKTVRSMFGMMQTQAACTKCGGEGTIIKNKCKECGGDGIVKGEELVEINIPAGVDNDMVVTVEGKGNQGKHNGLYGNLQVMVSVEKNDDFERVGQDLYHNLVLDFATATLGGEVEVPTLDGKTKIKIEPGTQPGKQIRLRGKGMPAIKGYGYGRGDIIVNITVFIPTSLTKEEKDLVVKFKECDNFKADNAEKKSLFESFKNLFKK
- a CDS encoding folylpolyglutamate synthase/dihydrofolate synthase family protein is translated as MNYQETVEYLFTSTPVFEKIGAKAYKPGLDTMYKMDEHFGHPHNQYKCIHIAGTNGKGSSSHTLAAILQSQGYKVGLFTSPHLVDFRERIRVNGEMVSEEYVIDFVENNRKFFEPLHPSFFELTTMMAFQYFAEQKVDFAVIEVGLGGRLDSTNIITPILSVITNISFDHTQFLGNTLGEIAGEKAGIIKPQIPVVIGEWNEETQPVFIKKAHEQNSPIHFAHATDADMNFELKGNYQKKNFCTISAAVECLKEEGIEIKDESIKNGFEHVCELTGLRGRWEKLNEHPLTICDTGHNLAGWEYLEPQIASVKADTKHIVFGMVDDKDVEHVMGLLEKLPKESTIFYWTQPSTKRAIPVDKLYGYAQKHGLNGTCYQTIAQAFNKAKANAKKDDFIFIGGSSYVVADLLSESF